The following coding sequences are from one Paucidesulfovibrio gracilis DSM 16080 window:
- a CDS encoding sulfotransferase family protein, with protein MSRTNYFAVSLARRKWERLRWVLAQARRDLSNDISWQLGGKRHFAQTWQQTATAHTWVFIVGCNNSGTSLLNALFAKSGLVSTMREEGQYNTRALLRMPLRGHERVWTEVLDRLEADAAELPQRMPRLLHDWMRFFTRPLHPVLVEKTPPNMARMPALDQLLDCRFIALVRDGFAVCEGIRRKAGKDLERAARHWDASCRLLLQHQTQVKHLHIVRYEDLTGQPEQTLAKLADFLELPPQPLQAASREKFNVGRTVAGTGAENITDYNAPSLQRLSDQDRETILRHAGDMLHHFGYLPERKTDTDQP; from the coding sequence ATGAGCCGGACCAATTATTTCGCGGTATCCTTGGCGCGACGCAAATGGGAACGGCTGCGCTGGGTGCTGGCCCAGGCCCGGCGCGATCTAAGTAACGACATTTCCTGGCAACTGGGCGGCAAACGCCACTTTGCCCAAACGTGGCAACAAACCGCCACGGCCCACACCTGGGTGTTCATTGTGGGCTGCAACAACTCCGGCACCAGCCTGCTCAACGCCCTGTTCGCCAAAAGCGGGCTGGTCTCCACCATGCGGGAGGAAGGCCAATACAATACCCGCGCGCTGCTGCGCATGCCCCTGCGCGGACACGAACGGGTCTGGACCGAAGTATTGGACCGCCTGGAAGCGGACGCCGCCGAACTTCCCCAACGCATGCCCCGGCTGCTGCACGATTGGATGCGCTTTTTCACGCGGCCCCTGCATCCCGTGCTGGTGGAAAAAACTCCGCCCAACATGGCGCGAATGCCCGCACTGGACCAACTGCTCGACTGCCGGTTCATCGCCCTGGTGCGCGACGGATTCGCGGTCTGCGAAGGCATCCGGCGCAAGGCAGGCAAGGATCTGGAGCGTGCGGCCCGCCATTGGGACGCATCCTGCCGCCTGCTCTTGCAGCATCAAACACAGGTCAAACACCTGCACATCGTGCGGTACGAAGACCTGACCGGCCAGCCGGAACAGACCTTGGCAAAACTGGCCGACTTTCTGGAACTCCCGCCGCAACCGCTCCAGGCCGCCAGCCGGGAAAAATTCAACGTTGGCCGCACCGTGGCCGGAACCGGCGCCGAAAACATCACAGACTACAACGCCCCCAGCCTCCAACGGCTTTCCGACCAGGACCGTGAAACCATCCTCCGCCACGCTGGAGACATGCTGCATCATTTCGGCTACCTGCCCGAGCGGAAAACCGATACGGACCAACCATGA
- a CDS encoding O-antigen ligase family protein, translating into MPVRTGTPPAFPRQPGAAAPRRTLTIRRVVTVYVGVVLAILTGFLYAGFGLDGFRDNILTVALLYGCIGLFTLVVNPAAVLGVIFAFFPFSYQIFKVEVGIITFNPYSAGLLLFAGIAVLRLIFQRARLKLTLTDLFLAGVCVVYFIGTLRSPDVVDSGFLAFNFLFQPVVAYYVLRVMITNEEEYRSLLRYMVLGMLGFAVMAVAFWLQTGQRAIPLGTPAISTATLMAFGACLVMGSDVVPRKLRIPLALLCVAAMFLTFSRVFLVLSVLTPFCYLLIKKGKAITLFVAFFGASLLATFMLIIYAQFIEPDQTIFTAEEYRTEQRLTNVENWKDALYGRVAQFQSGLSNFLEHPFLGLGLYRGPQVITQHNFHVEWLEYSGVVGYALYLFFLLSHAARMNRFAPLDHPIRWQLLATLLVLNNCLFNGIMHGFMPHVVFICMGLSEARSRFPHLREQAASERAEESRSPGPKPEPLSTPDRFVVQKETGEELYRRYFSS; encoded by the coding sequence ATGCCCGTCCGCACCGGCACCCCCCCGGCGTTCCCGCGGCAACCTGGCGCGGCCGCCCCCCGCAGAACCCTGACCATCCGCCGGGTGGTCACGGTCTATGTGGGCGTGGTGCTGGCGATTCTCACGGGCTTTTTGTACGCCGGATTCGGCCTGGACGGATTCCGCGACAACATCCTCACGGTGGCGCTGCTTTACGGCTGCATCGGCCTGTTCACCCTGGTGGTCAACCCGGCGGCCGTGCTGGGCGTGATCTTTGCGTTCTTTCCCTTTTCCTATCAAATCTTCAAGGTTGAAGTAGGCATCATCACCTTCAACCCCTATTCCGCGGGTCTCTTGCTCTTTGCCGGCATTGCCGTGCTGCGGCTGATTTTTCAGCGCGCCCGGCTCAAGCTGACCCTCACGGACCTTTTTCTTGCCGGGGTCTGCGTAGTCTATTTCATCGGCACCCTGCGCAGTCCGGACGTGGTGGACAGCGGCTTTCTAGCCTTCAACTTCCTGTTCCAGCCCGTGGTGGCCTACTATGTGCTGCGGGTCATGATCACCAATGAAGAGGAATACCGTTCCCTGCTGCGCTACATGGTGCTCGGCATGCTCGGATTCGCGGTCATGGCCGTGGCCTTCTGGCTGCAAACCGGGCAACGGGCCATTCCCCTGGGAACCCCGGCCATCAGTACCGCCACGCTCATGGCCTTCGGCGCGTGCCTGGTCATGGGCAGCGACGTGGTGCCGCGCAAGCTGCGCATCCCCCTGGCCCTGCTCTGCGTGGCCGCCATGTTCCTGACCTTTTCCCGCGTATTCCTGGTACTCTCGGTGCTCACGCCCTTCTGCTACCTGCTGATCAAGAAGGGCAAGGCCATCACGCTGTTCGTGGCCTTTTTCGGCGCCTCCCTGCTGGCCACTTTCATGCTGATCATCTACGCCCAGTTCATCGAGCCGGACCAGACCATTTTCACGGCTGAGGAATACCGCACGGAGCAGCGGCTCACCAACGTGGAAAACTGGAAGGACGCACTTTACGGCCGCGTGGCCCAGTTCCAATCCGGCCTGAGTAATTTTTTGGAACACCCCTTCCTGGGCCTGGGACTGTATCGCGGTCCCCAGGTCATCACCCAGCACAACTTCCACGTGGAATGGCTGGAATACAGCGGAGTGGTGGGCTACGCGCTCTATCTGTTTTTTCTCCTCAGCCACGCCGCCCGCATGAACCGATTCGCCCCCCTGGACCATCCCATCCGCTGGCAGCTTCTGGCCACCCTGCTCGTGCTCAACAACTGCCTCTTCAACGGCATCATGCACGGATTCATGCCCCATGTCGTGTTCATTTGCATGGGACTCAGCGAGGCCCGCTCACGGTTTCCGCATCTCCGGGAGCAAGCGGCATCCGAACGTGCCGAAGAATCCCGAAGTCCTGGCCCGAAGCCCGAACCGCTTTCCACGCCGGACCGCTTCGTCGTGCAGAAGGAAACCGGCGAGGAATTATACCGCCGCTATTTTTCATCCTGA
- a CDS encoding glycosyltransferase family 4 protein, whose product MKFAYVKSGNTLKEYAAHRDPTHPGQSGPEGYLPQLLSVLDQVPGLLISTGEPPEAAAQPGAPLHLRGVGGAGSVRRACRIFTALLRERPDVIICGEPSLALAASTLAATLLRATLIFSSHNDLEARRPTARQRLQARLNAFCLRRAAACVCHGPFLTDQLARIRGGQQGLFPFDRGTQLPDQCAAPDPDGPRNVLYLGRVETDKGAFDLLEAMTPLLRDLEQPRLVYVGGGGGLADLEAEIRKRGLTDRVTLAGHAPHRDVARYLAQAWVTATPTRTSFPEGRCMTAVESLDCGVPVVAPRFGPFAFFIRHEEAGLLHEPDSVTDLRRQLERVLLDADLRERLSKTALQTRAQRTGPDDFPSALAKALRFAGFALKDNTKDNA is encoded by the coding sequence ATGAAATTCGCCTACGTGAAATCCGGCAACACCCTTAAGGAGTATGCGGCACACCGTGACCCGACCCACCCCGGGCAAAGCGGACCCGAGGGGTATCTTCCCCAACTGCTGAGCGTGCTGGACCAGGTTCCCGGACTGCTGATCTCCACGGGGGAACCGCCCGAGGCCGCCGCCCAACCGGGTGCTCCGCTCCATCTGCGCGGCGTGGGCGGGGCAGGCAGTGTGCGGCGGGCCTGCCGTATCTTCACGGCCCTGCTGCGCGAGCGACCCGATGTCATCATTTGCGGCGAACCCTCCCTGGCCCTGGCTGCCTCCACCCTGGCCGCCACCCTGCTGCGCGCCACCTTGATTTTTTCCAGCCACAACGACCTGGAAGCCCGCCGTCCCACGGCCCGCCAACGCCTCCAGGCCCGGCTGAACGCGTTTTGCCTGCGCCGGGCCGCAGCCTGCGTATGCCACGGTCCCTTTCTGACGGACCAGCTGGCCCGCATTCGCGGAGGACAACAGGGGCTGTTCCCGTTCGACCGGGGAACCCAGTTGCCGGACCAATGCGCCGCCCCGGACCCGGACGGTCCGCGCAACGTGCTCTACCTGGGCCGCGTAGAGACGGACAAAGGCGCCTTTGACCTGCTGGAGGCCATGACCCCCCTGCTACGCGACCTGGAGCAGCCACGGCTCGTCTATGTAGGCGGAGGCGGCGGTCTGGCCGACCTGGAAGCCGAGATTCGCAAACGCGGTCTCACGGACCGCGTCACCCTGGCCGGACACGCGCCTCACCGCGACGTGGCCCGCTACCTGGCCCAGGCCTGGGTAACGGCCACCCCCACCCGCACCAGTTTCCCGGAAGGCCGTTGCATGACGGCCGTGGAATCTCTGGATTGCGGCGTTCCCGTGGTGGCACCCCGCTTCGGTCCCTTTGCCTTTTTCATCCGCCACGAGGAAGCCGGGCTGCTCCACGAACCGGACAGCGTGACCGACCTGCGGCGGCAGTTGGAACGGGTGCTTTTGGATGCGGACCTGCGCGAACGGCTCTCGAAAACCGCGCTGCAAACCCGCGCCCAGCGCACCGGCCCGGACGATTTCCCCTCGGCCCTGGCCAAGGCGCTGCGCTTCGCGGGTTTTGCGCTCAAGGACAACACAAAGGACAACGCATGA
- a CDS encoding ExeA family protein, whose protein sequence is MYNQFFGFEEKPFALAASPKYLYLGKSHKAALTFLKYGLVDRSGLILMSGEVGAGKTTLSRYLLDKLRQVNALEVIEIPNTTLVEDSLVNSILQELGVRLEGGETAATQVRILNEYLLRQQRRDKRVLLVLDEAQSLPDRTLEEVRMISNLQSGEDILLQILLIGQNELRRRIMEPSKTYLAQRIAVSCHLASLRPEEARPYIEHRLSVAGHPKPSSLFSDDAVEAIHSASGGVPRVMNILCNLSLIYAFADAKSSIDGHIAQEIIRDKAKDGILLTSSGKLMGPEQPAPSAEVEALRNRIDRLEQAVRHLTRQLSRQKAVAGQV, encoded by the coding sequence ATGTACAATCAATTTTTCGGATTCGAGGAAAAGCCCTTCGCCCTTGCGGCCAGTCCCAAGTACCTCTACCTGGGTAAAAGCCACAAGGCTGCGCTGACCTTCCTCAAGTACGGTCTGGTGGACCGCAGCGGCCTGATCCTCATGTCCGGGGAAGTGGGCGCGGGCAAGACCACCCTCAGCCGGTATCTGCTGGACAAACTCCGGCAGGTCAACGCCCTGGAAGTCATCGAGATTCCCAACACCACCCTGGTGGAAGACTCTCTGGTAAACTCCATCCTTCAGGAATTGGGCGTCCGCCTGGAAGGAGGCGAAACAGCCGCCACCCAGGTGCGCATCCTCAACGAGTACCTGCTGCGGCAGCAACGGCGCGACAAGCGCGTCCTCCTGGTGCTGGACGAGGCCCAAAGCCTGCCGGACCGGACCCTTGAGGAAGTCCGCATGATCTCCAACCTCCAGTCCGGGGAGGACATCCTCCTGCAAATCCTGCTCATCGGACAAAACGAACTGCGTCGGCGCATCATGGAGCCGAGCAAGACCTATCTGGCCCAACGCATCGCCGTTTCCTGCCACCTGGCCTCGCTCCGCCCCGAGGAAGCCCGGCCCTACATCGAGCACCGCCTTTCCGTGGCCGGACATCCCAAGCCCTCGTCCCTGTTCTCGGACGATGCCGTGGAAGCCATCCATTCGGCTTCGGGCGGCGTCCCCCGGGTCATGAACATTCTCTGCAACCTCTCCTTGATCTACGCCTTTGCCGACGCCAAATCCTCCATTGACGGGCACATCGCCCAGGAAATCATCCGGGATAAGGCCAAGGACGGCATTTTGCTGACCTCCTCGGGCAAGCTCATGGGACCGGAACAGCCCGCCCCGAGCGCGGAAGTGGAGGCATTGCGGAACAGGATCGACCGGCTGGAACAGGCCGTGCGCCACCTCACACGGCAACTCTCGCGGCAAAAGGCCGTGGCCGGGCAGGTCTGA
- a CDS encoding glycosyltransferase family 4 protein, whose translation MSNIGVLHSPNSQSDPQTPLRGLFLAPDRHPPDRVDVSILFFQEIAARGQRIDYLLQSAIPETRHRIIPLEQDAGRVFLAPTNPGTSFFSRLHKRLMDLRNDLRVFGLARKNRYDYIQVRDKFLSGLAGLLAARLTRTRFFFWMSYPMPDDDLEKVRQGGARYPLLYAIRGRFNGFLLYKVLLPAADHAFVQSEQMKRDLTAKGIDPAKMTPVPMGVADAAIPADPGQEEMDPDCVAYLGSLSRVRRMDMVIRAMAELVHRRPATRLLLVGEGDVPEDRKYLEKLAHELGISEHCEFTGFLPLEQAWARIRSASVCLSPFYPLPLLLSTSPTKLVEYMALARPVVATDHPEQRLVLEQSGAGLCTPFEPEPFARAVQTLLDDPNRAREMGRKGREWMVNNRVYSRIADRLQQVYEQQCRTESAGGKA comes from the coding sequence ATGAGCAACATCGGTGTGTTACACAGTCCAAATTCCCAATCCGATCCGCAAACGCCCTTGCGGGGTCTTTTTTTGGCGCCGGACCGCCATCCGCCCGACCGCGTGGATGTTTCCATCCTTTTTTTTCAGGAAATAGCAGCCCGCGGGCAACGCATCGACTATCTGCTCCAATCCGCCATCCCCGAGACACGGCACCGAATCATTCCCCTGGAGCAGGATGCGGGACGGGTTTTCCTAGCTCCCACCAATCCGGGAACCAGTTTTTTTTCCCGTCTGCACAAACGGCTCATGGATCTGCGCAATGACCTGCGCGTATTCGGGCTGGCCCGCAAAAACCGCTACGACTACATCCAGGTTCGTGACAAATTCCTCAGTGGACTGGCCGGACTGCTGGCGGCCCGACTGACCCGCACGCGCTTTTTTTTCTGGATGTCCTACCCCATGCCGGACGACGACCTGGAAAAAGTCCGGCAGGGCGGAGCGCGTTACCCCTTGCTCTACGCCATCCGAGGCCGGTTCAACGGCTTTTTGCTCTACAAGGTGCTCCTGCCCGCCGCGGATCACGCCTTTGTGCAAAGCGAACAAATGAAACGCGACCTCACGGCCAAAGGCATTGATCCGGCCAAAATGACGCCCGTGCCCATGGGCGTGGCCGATGCCGCCATCCCCGCCGATCCCGGCCAGGAGGAGATGGACCCCGATTGCGTGGCCTATCTCGGCTCCCTGTCGCGCGTCCGGCGCATGGACATGGTCATCCGGGCCATGGCCGAACTGGTGCACCGCCGTCCCGCCACCCGCCTGCTGCTCGTGGGCGAAGGGGACGTTCCCGAAGACCGAAAATATCTTGAAAAATTAGCTCACGAACTGGGAATTTCCGAACATTGCGAATTCACAGGTTTTCTTCCCTTGGAGCAAGCCTGGGCCAGAATACGTTCCGCCTCGGTCTGTCTCTCGCCCTTTTATCCCCTGCCGCTCCTGCTCTCCACCTCCCCCACCAAGCTGGTGGAATACATGGCTCTGGCCCGGCCCGTGGTGGCCACGGACCACCCGGAACAACGTCTGGTGCTGGAGCAAAGCGGTGCCGGGCTTTGCACGCCCTTTGAACCGGAACCCTTTGCCCGGGCCGTGCAAACCCTGCTGGACGATCCGAACCGCGCCAGGGAAATGGGCCGCAAGGGACGGGAATGGATGGTGAACAATCGGGTCTATTCGCGCATCGCGGACCGGCTCCAACAGGTCTATGAACAGCAATGCCGCACCGAATCGGCAGGGGGCAAGGCATGA
- a CDS encoding lipopolysaccharide biosynthesis protein — protein MSASPAKAPGFLRSVLTLLGGNVLAQAVNVGSIPIITRLFAPSAYGEFALAFSCITVLAALSHLRYNVPIMLPEAEEDADALTLLTLGLVTVFSLLLGIVVLSTPEPLRDLLGFQSTATILLLPPGCLFCGFFLTLQVRNLRHKGFHRQATAQVVGAVGSRSAVILCGLAGWAAPPVLASMKPASDFLVALVLAGDPRRGLRYGVFTRESVRRIPAMAKRYAQFPKYCGTDLVLSLNMELPTFLLALHYDPVRVGLYNLAVRVLKQPGIVVGTAIGKSFFQHTAQERRRGRDIHAFALRVLEVNLTLYLFPAVLLWAFAPDLFGFVFGPEWAEAGVFVRILLPVFLLTFTALFTGTLLDTLGLQRERFLFSLLQITVTAAGFTLGAALDPSDNAHAALMGLSAGSSLTLAVRMVWVMGKAGVRAPELARRILPPILVSAVLGAGFFTVRHLLAGHALATPAEIGLAALLLAGYLLLFHVLRFRKLLAQAREPSKPSEESA, from the coding sequence ATGAGCGCCTCCCCGGCCAAGGCTCCCGGTTTTCTGCGCTCCGTGCTCACCCTCCTGGGCGGCAACGTGCTGGCCCAAGCCGTGAACGTGGGCAGCATCCCCATCATCACCCGGCTGTTCGCGCCGAGCGCCTATGGGGAATTCGCCCTGGCCTTTTCCTGCATCACGGTGCTGGCCGCGCTTTCCCACCTACGCTACAACGTACCCATCATGCTGCCCGAGGCGGAAGAGGACGCCGACGCCCTGACCCTGCTCACCCTGGGCCTGGTCACGGTCTTCAGCCTGCTGCTGGGCATCGTGGTCCTGAGTACGCCTGAACCTCTGCGCGATCTATTGGGATTCCAGTCCACGGCCACCATCCTGCTGCTGCCGCCGGGCTGTCTGTTCTGCGGTTTTTTCCTCACGCTCCAGGTACGCAACCTGCGGCACAAGGGTTTCCACCGCCAGGCCACGGCCCAGGTCGTGGGCGCGGTGGGGAGCCGGAGCGCGGTGATCCTCTGTGGACTGGCGGGCTGGGCCGCCCCGCCCGTGCTGGCGTCCATGAAACCCGCCAGTGATTTTTTGGTGGCCCTGGTGCTGGCCGGAGATCCCCGGCGCGGCTTACGATACGGCGTATTCACACGGGAATCCGTGCGCCGCATCCCGGCCATGGCCAAACGCTACGCCCAGTTCCCCAAATATTGCGGCACGGACCTGGTGCTTTCCCTGAACATGGAGCTGCCCACATTTCTGCTGGCCCTGCACTACGACCCCGTGCGCGTAGGGCTATACAATCTGGCCGTGCGTGTGCTCAAGCAACCCGGCATCGTGGTGGGAACCGCCATCGGCAAGAGTTTTTTCCAGCATACCGCCCAGGAACGCCGTCGAGGACGGGACATCCATGCCTTTGCCCTGCGCGTGCTCGAGGTGAACCTCACGCTCTATCTTTTTCCGGCCGTGCTGCTCTGGGCCTTTGCCCCGGACCTGTTCGGCTTCGTGTTCGGTCCAGAATGGGCCGAGGCCGGGGTGTTTGTGCGCATTCTCCTGCCCGTGTTCCTGCTCACCTTCACGGCCCTGTTCACCGGCACCCTGCTGGACACCCTGGGCTTGCAACGCGAACGTTTTCTCTTCAGCCTGCTGCAAATCACCGTAACCGCCGCGGGCTTCACCCTGGGCGCGGCACTGGACCCGTCGGACAACGCCCACGCCGCCCTGATGGGGCTTTCCGCCGGGAGCAGCCTGACCCTGGCCGTGCGCATGGTCTGGGTCATGGGCAAGGCCGGGGTCCGCGCTCCGGAACTGGCCCGCCGCATTCTGCCGCCCATCCTGGTCAGCGCCGTATTGGGCGCGGGCTTTTTCACGGTCCGGCATCTGCTCGCGGGGCACGCCCTGGCAACACCGGCGGAGATCGGACTTGCCGCGCTTCTCCTGGCCGGGTATCTTCTTCTTTTCCATGTCCTGCGCTTCCGCAAGCTCCTGGCGCAGGCCCGTGAACCATCGAAGCCTTCCGAGGAGTCCGCATGA
- a CDS encoding polysaccharide biosynthesis tyrosine autokinase: protein MNKLAKAMLKAVETDTLQPASRTGKRGGSSKTVKLNKAHMARNMVIGGISDPAVLDHYNLLRTQVLQRTRGENKNVIMVTSAMPGEGSSLTAVNLAISIARELNRFSLLVDTHLRNPVVDKYFGISTKRGLSDYLMDDAPISDLMVRTDLDKLALLPVGRTIAGSTEILGSPKMRTLVQEMKDRYPDRYVIFNCPPLLRVPDALVFSSYVDQILLVVEAGRTTTRQITHALDLLERDKVLGTVLNKARETV from the coding sequence ATGAACAAACTCGCCAAGGCCATGTTAAAGGCCGTTGAAACCGATACGCTGCAACCAGCAAGCCGCACCGGAAAACGGGGCGGCAGCTCCAAAACCGTCAAGCTGAACAAGGCGCACATGGCCAGGAACATGGTCATCGGCGGCATCAGCGACCCGGCCGTGCTGGACCACTACAACCTGTTGCGCACCCAGGTGCTGCAACGCACACGCGGCGAAAACAAGAACGTGATCATGGTCACCTCGGCCATGCCGGGCGAAGGCTCGTCGCTCACGGCCGTGAACCTAGCCATCAGCATCGCCCGGGAGTTGAACCGCTTCTCCCTGCTGGTGGATACCCACCTGCGCAATCCCGTGGTGGACAAATACTTCGGCATCTCCACCAAACGCGGACTCTCCGACTATCTCATGGACGATGCGCCCATCTCCGATCTGATGGTCCGCACAGACCTGGACAAGCTGGCCCTGCTTCCGGTGGGACGCACCATCGCGGGTTCCACCGAGATTCTCGGCTCCCCGAAAATGCGCACCCTCGTGCAGGAGATGAAAGACCGCTACCCGGACCGCTACGTGATCTTCAACTGCCCGCCGCTGCTCCGCGTACCGGACGCTCTGGTCTTTTCCTCCTACGTGGACCAGATTCTCCTGGTGGTGGAGGCGGGCCGGACCACCACGCGACAAATCACCCACGCCCTGGACCTGCTCGAACGAGACAAGGTGCTGGGCACGGTCCTGAACAAGGCCCGGGAAACCGTGTAG